From the Lysobacter sp. FW306-1B-D06B genome, one window contains:
- a CDS encoding protein tonB translates to MKRTDIAVMALALCAVFGTASAATPKQTPLVDQVETSVMFTGTIDIEPDGSVSGYAIDEPEKVPFASRVMDRARGAWKFEPVLVDGKVAKVRTPMRVRLSARQAADGGVAVRIVGAGFGGSPKDEEWVVAKERIRPKYPKDAYFYGVRGAAYVVMRVGRSGDVEDAFVEQVNLRVVDSLKDMANWRRLLGESALATARRWKFVTPTHGEDADDPAWLVRVAFDFASPEEKHTEYGRWETYIPGPRAKAPWLAEADASVGADALAAGGIEPIGKGPRLLTPLEGS, encoded by the coding sequence ATGAAGCGAACGGATATCGCCGTGATGGCGCTGGCGCTTTGCGCCGTATTCGGCACGGCCTCGGCCGCCACGCCGAAGCAGACGCCGTTGGTCGACCAGGTCGAAACCAGCGTGATGTTCACCGGCACGATCGACATCGAACCCGACGGCAGCGTCAGCGGCTATGCCATCGACGAGCCGGAGAAGGTGCCGTTCGCGTCGCGCGTGATGGACCGTGCGCGCGGCGCGTGGAAGTTCGAACCGGTGCTGGTGGACGGCAAGGTGGCGAAGGTGCGCACGCCCATGCGGGTGCGACTGAGCGCACGCCAGGCAGCCGACGGTGGCGTTGCCGTGCGCATCGTCGGCGCCGGATTCGGTGGATCGCCGAAGGACGAGGAATGGGTGGTCGCCAAGGAGCGGATCAGGCCCAAGTATCCGAAGGATGCGTACTTCTACGGTGTTCGTGGTGCGGCGTACGTGGTCATGCGCGTCGGCCGCAGCGGCGATGTGGAGGACGCCTTCGTAGAGCAGGTCAACCTGCGCGTCGTCGACAGCCTGAAGGACATGGCGAACTGGCGTCGCCTGCTGGGCGAATCCGCACTCGCCACCGCGCGCAGGTGGAAGTTCGTCACGCCCACGCACGGTGAGGACGCCGACGATCCGGCGTGGCTCGTCCGCGTGGCATTCGACTTTGCCTCGCCCGAGGAGAAGCACACCGAATACGGTCGCTGGGAAACGTACATTCCCGGTCCCCGCGCGAAGGCGCCCTGGCTCGCCGAGGCCGATGCGTCGGTGGGCGCGGACGCCTTGGCCGCAGGCGGAATCGAGCCGATCGGCAAGGGGCCGAGACTGCTGACGCCGCTGGAGGGGAGTTGA
- the rho gene encoding transcription termination factor Rho — MSDNTPDAGEVAEKRVRKARVSKAADNAPAVADSTPAPAPASEAPAPRAEAPAPAADGGGSSESRADGGSGQGGEGGQRENFEGGNRGNNRRDRFRNRRDRQRERYRDQNGGMQDEGGNGENFVPRPHPQVPEGFPQYSLGDLKRMPTPKLLDVADQLQIQEGVARARKQDVIFAVLKVLTRHGEGVAADGVLEILPDGFGFLRAAEASYLAGPDDVYISPSQIRRFNLRTGDHLSGRIRWPKDGERYFALAVVDTINGEPLEASKNKVLFENLTPLFPRRKFRLERGDGSTEDITGRILDLMAPQGKGQRALIVSPPKAGKTMMMQQVATAITSNHPDVHLIVLLVDERPEEVTEMQRTVRGEVVSSTFDEPAGRHVQVAEMVIERAKRLVEHKKDVVILLDSITRLARAYNNVVPSSGKVLTGGVDANALHRPKRFFGAARNVEEGGSLTIIATALIDTGSKMDEVIYEEFKGTGNSEVHLDRRIAEKRVYPAININRSGTRREDLLIEPELLQKIWILRKLLHGMDEIGAMEFLLDKMKTTKSNDEFFSSMKR; from the coding sequence TTGTCCGATAACACCCCTGACGCCGGCGAAGTCGCCGAGAAGCGCGTGCGCAAGGCGCGCGTGAGCAAGGCCGCCGACAACGCGCCGGCCGTCGCCGACTCCACGCCCGCTCCCGCGCCCGCCTCCGAAGCGCCCGCGCCGCGCGCCGAAGCGCCGGCCCCGGCCGCCGACGGCGGCGGTTCGTCCGAATCCCGCGCCGACGGTGGCTCCGGCCAGGGCGGCGAAGGCGGCCAGCGCGAAAACTTCGAAGGCGGCAACCGCGGCAACAACCGCCGCGACCGCTTCCGCAACCGCCGCGATCGCCAGCGCGAGCGCTACCGCGACCAGAACGGCGGCATGCAGGATGAAGGCGGCAACGGCGAGAACTTCGTCCCGCGCCCGCACCCGCAGGTGCCGGAAGGCTTCCCGCAGTACTCGCTGGGCGACCTCAAGCGCATGCCCACGCCGAAGCTGCTGGACGTGGCCGACCAGCTCCAGATCCAGGAAGGCGTCGCGCGCGCCCGCAAACAGGACGTCATCTTCGCCGTCCTGAAGGTCCTGACCCGCCACGGCGAAGGCGTCGCCGCCGACGGCGTGCTGGAAATCCTCCCGGACGGCTTCGGCTTCCTGCGCGCCGCCGAGGCCAGCTACCTGGCCGGCCCGGACGACGTCTACATCTCGCCCAGCCAGATCCGCCGCTTCAACCTGCGCACCGGCGACCACCTGTCCGGCCGCATCCGCTGGCCGAAGGACGGCGAACGCTACTTCGCCCTGGCCGTGGTCGACACGATCAACGGCGAGCCGCTGGAAGCGTCGAAGAACAAGGTCCTGTTCGAGAACCTCACGCCGCTGTTCCCGCGCCGCAAGTTCCGCCTGGAACGCGGCGATGGCAGCACCGAGGACATCACCGGCCGCATCCTCGACCTGATGGCGCCGCAGGGCAAAGGCCAGCGCGCGCTGATCGTCTCGCCGCCCAAGGCCGGTAAGACGATGATGATGCAGCAGGTGGCCACGGCCATCACCAGCAATCATCCCGACGTGCACCTGATCGTGCTGCTCGTCGACGAGCGCCCGGAAGAAGTGACCGAAATGCAGCGCACCGTGCGCGGCGAAGTCGTCTCCTCCACGTTCGACGAACCGGCCGGCCGCCACGTGCAGGTCGCCGAAATGGTGATCGAGCGCGCCAAGCGCCTGGTCGAGCACAAGAAGGACGTCGTGATCCTGCTCGACTCCATCACCCGACTGGCGCGTGCGTACAACAACGTCGTGCCGTCCTCGGGCAAGGTGCTCACCGGCGGCGTCGACGCCAACGCGCTGCATCGTCCGAAGCGTTTCTTCGGCGCCGCGCGTAACGTGGAAGAAGGCGGCTCGCTGACCATCATCGCCACCGCGCTGATCGACACCGGCAGCAAGATGGACGAGGTGATCTACGAAGAGTTCAAGGGCACCGGCAACTCCGAAGTGCACCTGGACCGTCGCATCGCCGAGAAGCGCGTCTACCCGGCCATCAACATCAACCGCTCCGGCACGCGTCGCGAAGACCTGCTGATCGAGCCGGAACTGCTCCAGAAGATCTGGATCCTGCGCAAGCTGCTGCACGGCATGGACGAGATCGGCGCGATGGAGTTCCTGCTCGACAAGATGAAGACGACCAAGTCCAACGACGAGTTCTTCAGTTCGATGAAGCGCTGA
- the trxA gene encoding thioredoxin TrxA, with protein MSEKILHVGDADFDAAVLQSSEPVLVDFWAEWCGPCKMIAPALDELAQAYDGKVKIAKVNVDHNRATAMKYHVRSIPMLLLFKNGQVQATQIGAVGKAQLTQMIDKAI; from the coding sequence GTGAGCGAGAAAATTTTGCACGTTGGCGATGCCGACTTCGATGCCGCCGTGCTGCAGTCGTCCGAACCCGTTCTGGTCGATTTCTGGGCCGAATGGTGCGGCCCCTGCAAGATGATCGCCCCGGCCCTGGACGAGCTCGCCCAGGCCTACGACGGCAAGGTCAAGATCGCCAAGGTCAATGTCGACCACAACCGCGCGACGGCCATGAAGTACCACGTCCGCTCGATCCCGATGCTGCTTCTGTTCAAGAACGGCCAGGTCCAGGCGACCCAGATCGGCGCCGTCGGCAAGGCCCAGCTGACCCAGATGATCGACAAGGCCATCTGA
- the rhlB gene encoding ATP-dependent RNA helicase RhlB has product MSDKPLTDISFSSFDLHPSLLAGLEAAGFTRCTPIQALTLPIALTGRDVAGQAQTGTGKTLAFLVAVMNRLLTRPALAERKPEDPRALILAPTRELAIQIHKDAVKFGSDLGLKFALVYGGVDYDKQRELLQKGADVIIATPGRLIDYVKQHKVVSLHACEICVLDEADRMFDLGFIKDIRFLLRRMPIRTERQTLLFSATLSHRVLELAYEHMNEPEKVVVETEFITAAKVRQKVYFPADDEKIPLLLGLLSRSEGARTMVFVNTKAFVERVARALERGGYRVGVLSGDVPQKKRESLLNKFQKGQLEILVATDVAARGLHIDGVSHVYNYDLPFDAEDYVHRIGRTARLGAEGDAISFACERYAMSLPDIEAYIEQKLPVAAVEPDLLIAIPRAPRELPEGAEGEADGEQESIGAIFKEAREQRAADEERRGGGRKGGPGHKGGGRGEGRREGGRGERRDGAPRGERKPRPQPEAVAAPVAAEASTIPTPDTERAPRKRRRRRGGRRIEGADGAVQAASAAPAHAGPKSPTQVHAQKVSPKAAAKDGDKLGLLHRIGRGLKSLISRSPRSQH; this is encoded by the coding sequence ATGAGCGACAAGCCTTTAACCGACATTTCCTTTTCTTCCTTCGACCTGCATCCGAGCCTGCTGGCCGGGTTGGAGGCCGCAGGCTTCACCCGCTGCACGCCGATCCAGGCGCTGACCCTGCCGATCGCCCTGACCGGGCGTGACGTCGCCGGCCAGGCGCAGACCGGCACCGGCAAGACGCTGGCCTTCCTGGTGGCGGTGATGAACCGCCTGCTGACCCGCCCGGCGCTGGCCGAGCGCAAGCCGGAAGACCCGCGCGCGCTGATCCTGGCGCCGACGCGCGAGCTGGCGATCCAGATCCACAAGGACGCCGTGAAGTTCGGTTCCGACCTGGGCCTGAAGTTCGCCCTCGTCTACGGCGGCGTCGACTACGACAAGCAGCGCGAGCTGCTGCAGAAGGGCGCCGACGTCATCATCGCCACGCCCGGCCGCCTGATCGACTACGTCAAGCAGCACAAGGTCGTGTCGCTGCACGCCTGCGAGATCTGCGTGCTCGACGAAGCCGACCGCATGTTCGACCTGGGCTTCATCAAGGACATCCGCTTCCTGCTGCGCCGCATGCCGATCCGCACCGAGCGCCAGACGCTGCTGTTCAGCGCCACGCTGAGCCACCGCGTGCTGGAACTCGCGTACGAGCACATGAACGAACCCGAGAAGGTCGTCGTCGAGACCGAGTTCATCACCGCGGCCAAGGTCCGTCAGAAGGTCTACTTCCCGGCCGACGACGAGAAGATCCCGCTGCTGCTGGGCCTGCTCTCGCGCAGCGAAGGCGCGCGCACGATGGTGTTCGTCAACACCAAGGCATTCGTCGAACGCGTCGCGCGGGCGCTGGAGCGCGGTGGTTACCGCGTCGGCGTGCTGTCGGGCGATGTGCCGCAGAAGAAGCGCGAGTCGCTGCTCAACAAGTTCCAGAAGGGCCAGCTCGAAATCCTCGTCGCCACCGACGTGGCCGCGCGCGGCCTGCACATCGACGGCGTCTCGCACGTCTACAACTACGACCTGCCGTTCGACGCGGAGGACTACGTCCACCGCATCGGCCGCACCGCGCGACTGGGCGCCGAGGGCGATGCGATCAGCTTCGCCTGCGAGCGCTACGCCATGAGCCTGCCGGACATCGAGGCCTACATCGAGCAGAAGCTGCCGGTGGCGGCGGTCGAGCCGGACCTGCTGATCGCGATTCCGCGCGCACCGCGCGAGCTGCCGGAAGGCGCCGAGGGCGAGGCCGACGGCGAGCAGGAAAGCATCGGCGCGATTTTCAAGGAGGCGCGTGAACAGCGCGCCGCCGACGAGGAACGTCGTGGCGGTGGTCGCAAGGGCGGCCCGGGCCACAAGGGTGGCGGCCGCGGCGAAGGCCGGCGCGAAGGCGGTCGTGGCGAACGCCGCGACGGCGCCCCGCGCGGCGAGCGCAAGCCGCGTCCGCAGCCGGAAGCCGTCGCCGCGCCGGTGGCCGCCGAAGCCTCGACCATCCCGACACCCGACACCGAGCGCGCCCCGCGCAAGCGTCGTCGTCGTCGCGGCGGTCGTCGCATCGAGGGCGCCGATGGTGCCGTGCAGGCCGCCTCGGCCGCACCCGCGCATGCCGGTCCGAAGTCGCCGACCCAGGTGCACGCCCAGAAGGTGTCGCCCAAGGCGGCCGCGAAGGACGGCGACAAGCTCGGCTTGCTTCACCGCATCGGTCGCGGCCTGAAGTCGTTGATCTCGCGCTCGCCGCGCAGCCAGCACTGA
- the ftsE gene encoding cell division ATP-binding protein FtsE: MSVLRFDNVSKRYEGGHDALSEVSFDVAQGEMLFVTGHSGAGKSTLLKLIHLSERPSRGAVLFGDRNLLKVRGRRIALHRREVGVVFQDHRLLADRSVADNVALPLILRGMRRGDIGKRVRNVLDKVGLGARANALPTQLSAGEQQRVGIARAIVGEPRLLVADEPTGNLDPTLSAEIMALFESLPERGTSVLVASHDLALVKRMKKRVLVLNQGRLVDDISPQDLAQ, translated from the coding sequence ATGAGCGTCCTGCGCTTCGACAACGTCAGCAAGCGATACGAGGGTGGCCACGACGCGCTGAGCGAAGTGAGCTTCGACGTCGCGCAGGGCGAGATGCTGTTCGTCACCGGCCATTCCGGGGCGGGCAAGAGCACGCTGCTCAAACTCATCCATCTGTCCGAGCGTCCCAGCCGCGGCGCCGTGCTGTTCGGCGACCGCAACCTGCTGAAGGTGCGCGGTCGCCGCATCGCCCTGCACCGGCGCGAGGTGGGCGTGGTGTTCCAGGACCATCGTCTGCTCGCCGACCGCAGCGTCGCCGACAACGTTGCCCTGCCGTTGATCCTGCGCGGCATGCGCCGTGGCGATATCGGCAAGCGCGTGCGCAACGTGCTCGACAAGGTCGGCCTGGGTGCGCGCGCGAACGCGCTGCCGACGCAGCTTTCCGCCGGTGAACAGCAGCGCGTGGGCATTGCCCGCGCCATCGTCGGCGAGCCGCGCCTGCTGGTCGCCGACGAGCCCACGGGCAACCTGGATCCCACGCTGTCGGCGGAGATCATGGCGTTGTTCGAATCGCTGCCCGAGCGCGGCACCAGCGTGCTCGTCGCCAGCCACGACCTGGCGCTGGTCAAGCGCATGAAGAAGCGTGTGCTGGTGTTGAACCAGGGACGCCTGGTCGATGACATCTCGCCGCAGGACCTGGCCCAGTGA
- the ftsX gene encoding permease-like cell division protein FtsX, which yields MSAPAANGSTRPARPNSRLGTWFDHHVYSLVASVGRMLHKPWATALTIGVMAVAITLPLGLWAALGNVERFTGTVQQSRQISLFLKPQVSLDRARVLADELRGRGDVASLDLRTPEQGMEELRRSSGLGEAISAVDGNPLPSVLIVTPKGDETMLAESLRTLPDVDVVQHDAAWRQRLDHWLRFGVRLAWVLAALLGLGALLVVGNTVRLDIQSRREEIAVLQQLGATDGFIRRPFLYLGLSYGLAAGLIALGLLTAADHALREPLAELARSYGSHFALEGFDLRSAIAIVVGAGVLGWLGAGLVTGHYLRQTRSTT from the coding sequence GTGAGCGCGCCCGCCGCCAACGGTTCCACGCGCCCCGCGCGCCCGAATTCGCGCCTGGGCACCTGGTTCGACCATCACGTCTACAGTCTGGTCGCCAGCGTCGGGCGCATGCTGCACAAGCCGTGGGCGACCGCGCTGACGATCGGCGTGATGGCGGTGGCGATCACGCTGCCGCTGGGCCTGTGGGCGGCGCTGGGCAATGTCGAGCGCTTCACCGGGACGGTGCAGCAGTCGCGGCAGATCAGCCTGTTCCTGAAGCCGCAGGTGTCGCTCGACCGCGCCCGGGTGCTGGCCGATGAATTGCGCGGCCGCGGCGACGTCGCCTCGCTCGATCTGCGCACGCCCGAGCAGGGCATGGAAGAACTGCGCCGCAGCAGCGGTCTGGGCGAGGCGATCAGCGCCGTCGACGGCAATCCGCTGCCGAGCGTGCTGATCGTGACGCCGAAGGGCGACGAGACGATGCTCGCCGAATCGCTGCGCACGCTGCCGGACGTCGACGTCGTCCAGCACGACGCCGCCTGGCGCCAGCGCCTGGATCACTGGCTGCGATTCGGCGTGCGGCTGGCGTGGGTGCTGGCGGCGCTGCTCGGTCTGGGCGCGCTGCTGGTGGTGGGCAACACCGTGCGGCTGGACATCCAGTCGCGTCGCGAGGAAATCGCAGTGCTGCAGCAGCTCGGCGCCACCGACGGCTTCATTCGCCGGCCGTTCCTGTATCTGGGCCTGAGCTATGGACTGGCTGCAGGCCTGATCGCGCTGGGCCTGCTCACCGCCGCCGACCACGCGCTGCGCGAGCCGCTGGCCGAACTGGCGCGCAGCTACGGCAGCCATTTCGCCCTGGAAGGCTTCGACCTTCGCAGCGCGATCGCCATCGTGGTGGGCGCGGGCGTGCTGGGCTGGCTCGGCGCCGGCCTGGTGACCGGCCATTACCTGCGCCAGACGCGATCGACGACATGA
- a CDS encoding response regulator yields the protein MSQDLRHLANAAPRIMVVDGSKLVRKLIGDVLARELSDAVVVPCAGIAEARAALAGGAVDLVTTSLVLPDGDGIALARVVRESAGQAYVPIIVVSGDAQSHLESRRFTEDVTDYFDKALGHSALAAFIRGYVQPQPIPGARVLYVEDSKVVALATKRMLERHGLTVLHFVGVEEALEFLEARRGQDDIGCDLVLTDVYLKGALSGNDLLARLREDFGFGKRRLPVLVMTGDGNADNQSALIRAGANDLVLKPIEERLLVTKTLFQLRLARLPEPTALDA from the coding sequence ATGAGCCAGGATCTCCGCCACCTCGCCAACGCCGCCCCACGCATCATGGTGGTCGATGGCTCCAAGCTGGTGCGCAAGCTCATCGGCGACGTGCTTGCGCGCGAGTTGAGCGACGCGGTCGTCGTGCCCTGCGCCGGCATCGCCGAGGCGCGTGCCGCGCTGGCTGGCGGTGCGGTCGACTTGGTGACCACGTCGCTCGTCCTGCCCGACGGTGACGGCATCGCGCTCGCCCGCGTCGTGCGCGAATCGGCGGGGCAGGCGTACGTGCCGATCATCGTCGTCTCCGGTGATGCGCAGTCGCATCTGGAATCGCGCCGCTTCACCGAGGACGTCACCGACTACTTCGACAAGGCGCTGGGCCACAGCGCGCTGGCCGCGTTCATCCGCGGCTATGTGCAGCCGCAGCCGATCCCCGGCGCGCGCGTGCTGTACGTGGAAGACAGCAAGGTCGTCGCGCTGGCGACCAAGCGCATGCTCGAACGCCACGGCCTCACCGTGCTGCATTTCGTCGGCGTGGAAGAAGCGCTGGAGTTCCTGGAAGCCCGCCGCGGCCAGGACGACATCGGCTGCGACCTCGTGCTCACCGACGTCTATTTGAAGGGTGCGCTGAGCGGAAACGACCTGCTCGCGCGCCTGCGCGAGGATTTCGGCTTCGGCAAACGCCGGCTGCCCGTGCTGGTGATGACCGGTGACGGTAACGCGGACAATCAGAGCGCGCTCATTCGCGCGGGTGCGAACGATCTGGTGCTCAAGCCGATCGAAGAGCGCCTGCTGGTGACCAAGACGCTGTTCCAGCTGCGCCTGGCGCGGTTGCCGGAGCCGACGGCACTGGACGCATGA
- the ung gene encoding uracil-DNA glycosylase → MNDAADAKDKVRLEPSWKAKVGDYVQLPQMQQLSAFLRDRKAAGARIFPAGADIFAAFDATPFDRVKVVILGQDPYHGAGQAHGLCFSVQPGVAVPPSLDNIFKEIQRDLGIARPDHGCLLPWAQRGVLLLNAVLTVEEGRAGAHQGKGWEGFTDHVVDVLNREREGLVFMLWGSYAQAKGKVIDPRRHKVLKAPHPSPLSAHRGFIGSGHFSAANEYLVRHGQAPIDWSLPARAALPG, encoded by the coding sequence ATGAACGACGCGGCCGACGCGAAGGACAAGGTCCGGCTCGAGCCGTCGTGGAAGGCGAAAGTCGGCGATTACGTGCAACTGCCGCAGATGCAGCAGCTGTCGGCCTTCCTGCGTGATCGCAAGGCGGCTGGGGCGCGGATCTTCCCGGCCGGTGCGGACATCTTCGCCGCCTTCGATGCGACGCCGTTCGACCGGGTGAAGGTCGTCATCCTCGGCCAGGACCCGTACCACGGCGCCGGCCAGGCGCATGGCCTGTGCTTCTCGGTGCAGCCGGGCGTGGCGGTGCCGCCGTCGCTGGACAACATCTTCAAGGAGATCCAGCGCGACCTGGGCATCGCCCGGCCGGACCACGGCTGCCTGCTGCCCTGGGCGCAGCGCGGCGTGTTGCTGCTCAACGCGGTGCTGACGGTGGAAGAAGGCCGGGCCGGCGCGCATCAGGGCAAGGGCTGGGAAGGCTTCACCGACCACGTGGTCGACGTGCTCAACCGCGAGCGCGAGGGCTTGGTGTTCATGCTCTGGGGCAGCTACGCCCAGGCCAAGGGCAAGGTCATCGACCCGCGCCGCCACAAGGTCCTCAAGGCGCCGCATCCCTCGCCGCTGTCGGCGCACCGGGGGTTCATCGGCTCGGGGCACTTCTCGGCCGCCAATGAGTACCTCGTCCGCCACGGCCAGGCGCCCATCGACTGGTCGCTCCCCGCCCGGGCCGCCCTGCCGGGCTGA
- the rpoH gene encoding RNA polymerase sigma factor RpoH, with the protein MTQNSLTLPLVTNNLPVPSALGSLDAYVNAVHRIPVLTAENEQVLARRFRDEQDLDAARELVHSHLRFVVHVARGYNGYGLQIGDLIQEGNIGLMKAVKRFDPEQGVRLVSFAVHWIRAEMHEFILKNWRIVKVATTKAQRKLFFNLRKSKTRLGWMNAEEVRAVAQDLNVSEREVLEMESRLSGRDIGFDAPDDDDDNAPPSPVAYLRTDAEDPSQTYEREDEEDNHLALLREGLSGLDQRSRDIVKRRWLDSESKITLQELADEYGVSAERIRQIEANALKKMRALFAA; encoded by the coding sequence ATGACCCAGAACAGCCTGACCCTCCCCCTGGTTACCAACAACCTCCCGGTGCCGAGTGCGCTCGGTTCGCTGGACGCCTACGTCAACGCTGTGCATCGCATCCCGGTGCTTACCGCCGAGAACGAGCAGGTGCTGGCGCGTCGCTTCCGCGACGAGCAGGACCTCGACGCCGCCCGCGAGCTGGTGCATTCCCACCTGCGTTTCGTCGTGCATGTCGCCCGTGGCTATAACGGTTACGGCCTGCAGATCGGCGACCTGATCCAGGAAGGCAACATCGGCCTGATGAAGGCGGTCAAGCGCTTCGACCCGGAACAGGGCGTGCGCCTGGTGTCCTTCGCGGTCCACTGGATCCGCGCCGAGATGCACGAGTTCATCCTCAAGAACTGGCGCATCGTGAAGGTCGCCACGACCAAGGCGCAGCGCAAGCTCTTCTTCAACCTGCGCAAGTCCAAGACCCGCCTGGGCTGGATGAATGCCGAGGAAGTCCGTGCCGTCGCCCAGGACCTGAACGTCTCCGAGCGCGAAGTGCTCGAGATGGAATCGCGCCTGTCGGGCCGCGACATCGGTTTCGATGCGCCGGACGATGACGACGACAACGCTCCGCCGTCGCCGGTCGCGTACCTGCGCACCGACGCCGAGGATCCGTCGCAGACCTACGAGCGCGAGGACGAAGAGGACAACCACCTCGCCCTGCTGCGCGAAGGCCTGTCGGGTCTGGATCAGCGCTCGCGCGATATCGTCAAGCGCCGCTGGCTGGATTCGGAAAGCAAGATCACGCTGCAGGAACTGGCCGACGAATACGGCGTCAGCGCCGAACGCATCCGCCAGATCGAAGCCAACGCGCTGAAGAAGATGCGCGCGCTGTTCGCGGCGTAA
- a CDS encoding DUF1203 domain-containing protein, whose amino-acid sequence MFRIHALPAAQFQPLFSLSDEELAAHDIVRVTADAPNGFPCRVGLRDAEPGERLLLLPYEHHAVASPYRGSGAIYVREHAAEASPPADEVPEQLRRRLLSVRAYGADGMMRIADVVDGQQIETLIARFFDMPGVEYLHVHYARYGCYACRITREV is encoded by the coding sequence ATGTTCCGCATCCACGCCTTGCCCGCAGCGCAGTTCCAGCCGTTGTTTTCCCTGTCCGACGAAGAACTCGCCGCGCACGACATCGTCCGCGTCACCGCCGACGCACCGAACGGCTTCCCGTGTCGCGTCGGTCTGCGCGATGCCGAGCCCGGCGAGCGGCTGCTGCTGCTTCCATACGAGCACCATGCTGTCGCTTCACCCTACCGGGGCTCGGGCGCGATCTACGTGCGCGAGCACGCGGCGGAGGCCTCACCGCCGGCCGATGAAGTCCCGGAGCAGTTGCGTCGCCGATTGCTGTCGGTTCGCGCCTACGGCGCCGACGGCATGATGCGCATCGCCGATGTCGTCGACGGGCAGCAGATCGAAACGCTCATCGCCCGCTTCTTCGACATGCCGGGCGTCGAATACCTGCACGTGCACTACGCCAGGTATGGCTGTTACGCGTGCCGCATCACACGCGAGGTTTAG
- a CDS encoding NAD(P)/FAD-dependent oxidoreductase yields the protein MTDTSTQPHVIIVGGGFGGLWATRALARSDVRITLIDRRNHHLFQPLLYQVATAGLSSPDIAAPLRHILRNQRNVEVRLGEVVGIDTQARTVSLADGDAETYDYLLLASGATHAYFGHDEWSQDAPGLKTLDDALAIRRRLLLAFERAEVCEDPAEREAWLSFAVVGGGPTGVELAGTLAEIARHTLKREFRNIDPSHAKVRLIEAGPRVLASFPESLSERARMQLHKLGVEVVTGTPVSAIDANGYTLGNTFVPARTVLWAAGVAASPLGALLDVPRDRAGRVPLEADLSVPGHPEIFIAGDLASVQQNGKPVPGIAPAAKQMGAHVAQAIQARLAGKPAPAFRYRDFGNLATIGRMAAVVDLHGFKLSGLLAWWFWLAAHVFFLIGFRNRLIVLLNWAWSYWSYQRHARIILGGERSPPAR from the coding sequence ATGACCGACACCTCGACGCAACCGCACGTCATCATCGTGGGTGGCGGCTTCGGCGGTCTCTGGGCGACGCGCGCGCTGGCTCGCAGCGACGTGCGCATCACGCTGATCGACCGCCGCAACCATCACCTCTTCCAGCCGCTGCTGTACCAGGTGGCGACCGCCGGCCTGTCCTCGCCTGACATCGCCGCACCGCTGCGCCACATCCTGCGCAACCAGCGCAACGTCGAAGTAAGGTTGGGCGAAGTGGTCGGCATCGACACGCAGGCGCGTACGGTGTCGCTGGCCGACGGCGATGCCGAAACCTACGACTATCTGTTGCTCGCCAGCGGGGCGACGCATGCCTACTTCGGTCATGACGAATGGAGCCAGGATGCGCCGGGGCTGAAGACGCTGGACGACGCGCTGGCGATCCGCCGCAGGCTGCTGCTCGCCTTCGAACGCGCCGAAGTCTGTGAGGATCCCGCCGAGCGCGAAGCGTGGCTCAGTTTCGCGGTCGTCGGCGGCGGTCCGACCGGCGTCGAGCTGGCGGGCACGTTGGCGGAGATCGCGCGGCACACGCTCAAGCGCGAGTTCCGCAACATCGATCCCTCGCACGCGAAAGTGCGGCTGATCGAAGCGGGGCCGCGCGTGCTCGCCTCGTTCCCGGAATCGCTGTCCGAACGCGCACGCATGCAGCTGCACAAGCTCGGCGTCGAGGTCGTCACGGGCACGCCGGTCAGCGCGATCGATGCCAACGGCTACACGCTCGGCAACACGTTCGTTCCCGCGCGCACGGTACTGTGGGCCGCCGGCGTCGCAGCATCACCGCTGGGCGCGCTGCTCGACGTGCCGCGTGATCGCGCCGGTCGCGTGCCGCTGGAAGCGGACCTCAGCGTGCCGGGCCACCCGGAGATCTTCATCGCCGGCGATCTCGCCAGCGTGCAGCAGAACGGCAAGCCGGTGCCCGGCATCGCGCCGGCCGCGAAGCAGATGGGCGCGCATGTTGCGCAGGCGATCCAGGCGCGACTCGCCGGCAAACCCGCGCCGGCATTCCGCTATCGGGACTTCGGCAACCTCGCCACGATCGGCCGCATGGCGGCGGTCGTCGACCTGCACGGCTTCAAGCTCTCCGGCCTGCTTGCCTGGTGGTTCTGGCTGGCCGCGCACGTGTTCTTCCTGATCGGCTTCCGCAACCGGCTCATCGTCCTGCTCAACTGGGCGTGGTCTTACTGGAGCTACCAGCGGCATGCGCGGATCATCCTGGGTGGCGAGCGATCGCCACCGGCGCGCTAA